The nucleotide window CAGATCGCCCAGCAGCACCAGTGCGTCAGGGGTAAGCTCACGCGCTTTTTCCAGCAAAAAAAGCAGACTTTCAACAGACCCGTGCAGGTCGGAGGCAACAAGCAGACGCATCAGGCGCATTCCTTGGCAGCAGGGTGTTCCCTGTTCCAGTCTTCAAGAGGAATAGCTTCTTCCACAAGCATGATGGGAATATTGTCGCGCACTGGATAGACCACGCCGCAGGCCTTGCAGGCAAAGGCGGCGACTGAACCGTTGTCTTCCAGCGCCACAAGGTTGCCCAGGCATTTGGGGCAAGCAAGAATTTGCAGTAACTCGCGGGTTTCCATAGGCATAAAGAATCCTTCTGTTAATCGTGAGGGGGTAGTCTATCTCCAAGCGTCTTCCAGTTCAAGACTTGCCCCATATTGTCATTTTGCGGTATAATAGTTATCCCATGAAAGATAGTATGAAATTCATCGATCTGCACACGCATTCCACCGCTTCTGACGGTACGGACACCCCGACCCAGCTTGTGGGCAAGGCCCATGCAGCAGGCCTTGCCGCAGTGGCTATTACTGACCACGATACCCTGTCTGGCCTTGATGAGGGGCAGCAGACCGGGCGGGAGCTTGGTATTGAAGTTGTGCGCGGCTGCGAAATTTCGACAGGCACGGAACTGGGCGAACTGCACATCCTTGGCCTGTGGCTACCGGAAAATCCCCAGCCTTTGCTGGAAAAACTGCGCTGGCTGCGCGAAATGCGGGCAGAGCGCAATGTAGGCATAGTAAAAAAGTTGCAGGATCTCGGCTACGACATCAGCATGGAAGAAGTGCTGGCGGCGGCCAGGGGCGAGAGCGTGGGGCGACCGCACATAGCAGCTGTGATGCTGCGAAAGGGCTTTGCCAAGGATCCCCGGCAGGTTTTCAAGGAATTTCTGGGCAGCCGGGGCAAGGCATATTTGCCCAAAACTGTGCTGGAACCTGATGAAAGCGTTCGGTTGCTGGCCTCCATGGGGGCGACGGTATGTCTGGCGCATCCGCTGCTCTGGAAGGCCCCCGCCGGGTGGCTGGACTCCATGGTGGCCCGCCTCAAGGAATACGGGCTCAGCGCCATTGAAGCCTACCACAGTGAGCATTCCGAAGCCGATGTGCGCACCTGTCTGGCCCTGGCCAAGCGTTTTGACCTTGGCGTTTCCGGCGGATCGGACTATCACGGATCAAACAAGCCCACTATCCGTCTGGGACAGGGCTACGGGGGCTTGCGCGTCAGCTCGGCTGTGCTTGAAGGCCTGAAAGAACGCCGCGACGCTGCTGGCCTCCATATCTGACCGCGCCTACCATCGCCCGTTTGCGGCGGCCAAGTCAAACCTCTTGCGCAATCGGGTCACCCGATGTACAGCGGTTTTCCACACTTATCTGGAAGGCATTGCATGCGTATTCTTCATAAACAGCAACATCTTCCCCCTCTTGAGGGGCCACGGCTGGAGCCGCATCCTTTTCGTGGCGCAGGGGTTCCCCCTGACGAACGCGATGGCGCGCCGCTTGTTCCCGTTGCCCGACCCGAGCGCGGGTCAGCCGCGCAGGGCATTGCCGCCCCCCACAGAGAAGCCCCTTCGGGCAAGGACGTAGGCACCGAAGCCTTTGAACTGCGCCAGCTTGGCGAAGAAGATTTTGAGGAGTTTGAGGCTCTGCTGCGCTACGCCTTTCAGGTCAGCACATCTGAAATGGCCCGCATCGGCTGGTCCGACATGGAGATGAAGCAGTCCAAGATGCCCATATTTGAGGCATCGCACGTCATGGGCTGGTTCTACAAGGGGCATCTTGCCTCGCAGATCGTCATCTACCCGATGGAAGTGAACATCCAGGGCGAAATCTGCAAAATGGGCGGCATCACCGGCGTGGCCACCTATCCCGAATACACGGGGCGTGGGCTGATCCATTCGCTCATTGGCAAAAGCCTTGAATACATGCGCTCGCAGCAGCAGATAGTTTCCTACCTCTGCCCCTATTCCATCCCCCTGTACCGCAAGCACGGCTGGGAAATTGTTTCGGACAAGATGACCTTTGCCATCAAGGATACCCAGTTGCCCAAGCGCCACCCCGTGGACGGGCAGATCGAGCGCGTGGACATCGAGTGCGAAGACCTGCACCGCGTTTACAAGTATTTTGCGCTTCAGGAACACGGCGCGCTGATTCGCGGCAAGCTGGAGTGGGAGGAATACTGGCGCTGGGATTCGGACGACGTCATGGCGGCGGTGTACTACAGCGCCGACGGCAAGCCTCTGGGCTATGTTATCTACTACATTGAGAACGAAGTTTTCAGCATCAAGGAAATGGTCTACCTGAACCAGGAGGCCAAGTACGGCATCTGGAACTACATCAGCGCCCATTTCTCCATGATTACCAAGGTGGAAGGAGCCAATTACACTGGCGAACCCATTGCCTTCCAGTTTGAAGACAGTGAAATTGACGAGAGCATTCAGCCCTACGCCATGGCCCGTATTGTGGATGTACAGCGCTTTATCGAACAGTATTCCTTCCAGTTCGAAGACCCCAAGCTGACGCTTGAACTGGAAGTGAGCGATGTCATGGCCCCGTGGAACAATGGCATCTTCCATGTGAGCTGGCGTGACGGGCGTACTTTTTGCGAAAAGGTAAGCACCTGGAGCACAGGGCATCGCCTCTCGCTGGATATCAAAACGCTCACAACGATGCTGATGGGCTACAA belongs to Desulfovibrio desulfuricans DSM 642 and includes:
- a CDS encoding Trm112 family protein encodes the protein MPMETRELLQILACPKCLGNLVALEDNGSVAAFACKACGVVYPVRDNIPIMLVEEAIPLEDWNREHPAAKECA
- a CDS encoding GNAT family N-acetyltransferase, with product MRILHKQQHLPPLEGPRLEPHPFRGAGVPPDERDGAPLVPVARPERGSAAQGIAAPHREAPSGKDVGTEAFELRQLGEEDFEEFEALLRYAFQVSTSEMARIGWSDMEMKQSKMPIFEASHVMGWFYKGHLASQIVIYPMEVNIQGEICKMGGITGVATYPEYTGRGLIHSLIGKSLEYMRSQQQIVSYLCPYSIPLYRKHGWEIVSDKMTFAIKDTQLPKRHPVDGQIERVDIECEDLHRVYKYFALQEHGALIRGKLEWEEYWRWDSDDVMAAVYYSADGKPLGYVIYYIENEVFSIKEMVYLNQEAKYGIWNYISAHFSMITKVEGANYTGEPIAFQFEDSEIDESIQPYAMARIVDVQRFIEQYSFQFEDPKLTLELEVSDVMAPWNNGIFHVSWRDGRTFCEKVSTWSTGHRLSLDIKTLTTMLMGYKRPTYLYNNDRIDMDYHLLKTLETLIPPDKPYFSDYF
- a CDS encoding PHP domain-containing protein, whose product is MKFIDLHTHSTASDGTDTPTQLVGKAHAAGLAAVAITDHDTLSGLDEGQQTGRELGIEVVRGCEISTGTELGELHILGLWLPENPQPLLEKLRWLREMRAERNVGIVKKLQDLGYDISMEEVLAAARGESVGRPHIAAVMLRKGFAKDPRQVFKEFLGSRGKAYLPKTVLEPDESVRLLASMGATVCLAHPLLWKAPAGWLDSMVARLKEYGLSAIEAYHSEHSEADVRTCLALAKRFDLGVSGGSDYHGSNKPTIRLGQGYGGLRVSSAVLEGLKERRDAAGLHI